The sequence TCTCGTAGGTGGGGCGCAGGCCGCGCAGCATCAGCTCCGCTTCCTCCACGCTGGGCTCTTCCACCTTCACCGGCTGGAAGCGCCGCTCCAGCGCCGCGTCCTTCTCGAAGTACTTCTTGTACTCGGCCCACGTGGTGGCCGCGAGCGTGCGCAGCTCGCCGCGCGCCAGCGCCGGCTTGAGCAGGTTGGACGCGTCCGTGCCGCCCTGCGAGCCGCCCGCTCCGATGATGGTGTGCGCCTCGTCGATGAACAGGATGATGGGCGTGGGTGACGCCTTCACCTCGGCGATGACGGCCTTGAGGCGGTTCTCGAACTCACCGCGCACGCCCGCGCCGGCCTGGAGCAGGCCCAAATCCAGGCCCAGCAGGTCCACGTTCTTCAGCGCGTCCGGCACCTCGCCACGGACAATGGCCCAGGCCAGGCCCTCGACGAGCGCCGTCTTGCCCACGCCGGGCTCGCCCACGAGGATGGGGTTGTTCTTCCGGCGGCGGGAGAGGATGTCCACCATCTGCCGGATTTCGCGGTGCCGGCCGAAGATGGGGTCAATCTTTCCCTCGCGCACCCGGCCCGTGAAGGACGTGGCGAAGCGCTTGAGCGCCTCGTCTCCGCGTCCGCCCGGCGCGCCGGCCGCGCCACCCGCGCCAGCACCCGCCGCGGCCGCGTCCGCGCTGGCCACCTCGACATTCTCCGGCGAGGGACGCAGCACCACGTCGAGCGAGGACACCAGCTCGTCGCGGCTGATGGCGTCCAGCTCCGGGAAGAGCTCCGCGGTGTAGCGGGCGCGCCGGCTGACGAACTGGGCGAACAGCACGCCCGAGCGCAGCCGCGTGGTGCCCTGCTCCACGGAGGCCCAGAGCCACGCCTCCTCGAACCACTGGAAGAGCGTCTCGGAGAAGACGGGACGGCCCGCGTTGCCGGCGCGCAGCCCCTGCAGCGCGCGCTCCATGCTGGACAGGAGGTGGCGGCGGTCCACGCCGAACTGCTGGAGGATGCGTGCGACGTCAGAATCCTCGGGCTCCAGCATCTGCACGAGCATGTGCTCGGGCACGATTTCGTAGAACCGGCCCGCGCTCGCTCGGGCCACCGCGGCCTCGAGCAGACGGGTAGAGGTCGGCGTCAGACGACGGACGAGCGCTTTCGGATCGACGCGAATGGGAGCCCCCAGAAAATGACAGCGATGGTGGACGGTATACCGGGCGGGCAGAGCGCCGTAAATCCCCGGCCCTCAGGCCCGCCCGCTCGGGATTTCATCTCGCCACGGGTACGCTGAGCTGCGTCTGCTGACTGTTGCCGAGCCACGTGTCCCGGCCGAGCTTGCTCGGCTCCTTGCGGGACAAGCGGAACTGCTGCTGCACCCCCTCGGTAAGTCCCAGCTCCAGGTCGTACTCGAGCGGGTCCTTCACGAAGAGGGCCACCACCTCGCGCACCAGGGGGAGCAAATCCCCCTCCGGCATCAGCCGCCGGTACGCGCGCGGCGGCAGCGGGTTGATGTGGATTTGAATCTTCCCCGTCCTGTCGAAGGCCTTGCCGCCCAGGAGCATGTTGCGCCCGAGGATGTTGTTGGCGCGGCCCAGCTGCGCCCTCGCGTCGATGTCCACCCAGCGGCCCACGAACTGGCGCACCGAGACGCGCGCGCCCTCGAGGTCATCCCCCAGCACGTCCTGGAGGGCCACCTCCAGCTGCGCCGCCGTGCGGAAGCGCCCCGCCAGCAACGGCGCGATTCGCAGCAGGCGCCAGGTCGGCAGCTTGCTCTGCAGGGGCTTCTCGTATGTGTCGAAGCCGCCCAGCGCGAGGAGCCGCTTGGACCACTGGTCCGTGAAGGACGTGTCCGTCTCGCTGGTGACGCGGTACTTGGACTCAATCCGGTACAGCAGCGACAGCAGGCGGTGGTGGAAGAGGTCCAGGAACTCGCGCCGCACGGGCAGGTCCGGGTCCTCCTGCGCCACCTCCTCCGCGAGGTAGTGGGGGAGGGGACTCACCGAGCCGGTGAGGCCGAGGAAGCTCGTCACCACCTCGAAGAGGGGTCGCCGCGAGTACGGGTCCTCCGCGCGCACCGGCACCTGGTGGAGCGCCACCGAATTCACATCACCGGACGGGAAGGCCAGCGACGGGTCATGCCGGAAGCGAATCATCTCCTCGTTGACGGGACCGGGGCCGCCCACGCGCACGGCCTCGGCCGTCAGCCGCTCCAGGAAGGCCACCAGCGGGAAGAAGCCCGCCCGGGGCGCCACCTCCGCGAGCCGCCGCGCCGCCTCTACAAGAGCGTCTGAGTCCCGTTCCTCGGAAGCCACGTGTACTCCGTCTGCGAGGGGTGGAGCCGGATGCTCAGCTCGTTGAAGGAGTTGATGGTGACGTGGGACGCGAGCAGCTCCTCGAGGATGCACCCGAAGAGGAACGAGTCACCCACGCCCATGAAGTTCTCTTCGTCCAGGTCCACGCGGGTGCGGTGGCCGCGCAGGGGCGCGCCCTCCAGGAAGCGCGTCACCGGCTTCGTCTCCACCGCGCGGATGGCGTTGATGCGCAGGCGGCTGGCGCGCGCCGCGAGGTTGTCCGTGAGGGAGTGGAAGTTGTACAGGTCCATCAGCCGCCGCAGCGCCGCCGCGTCCGCCAGCGAGTGCTGGTTGATGGCCAGGTGCGACAACAGCCGCCAGTGCAGCTCCGAGCCCAGCGGCGCGCGCGCCGGCCGGCTCACCGGCGAGATGTTCTTGAACTTCGCCTGCGTGGGGCTGGCCGCCGTGGAGGCCGTCAAGTCACCCACCTGGAGCCGCGAGGGCAGCGAGCGGTTGGTGCAGGTGAGGTCGATGGAGAGCGCCTCCTCCGAGCCCAGCACCGGCGCCACGTCCCGCGGCGTCTCCACGGTGATGTACGTGTCGATGCCGTCGTCCAGCGGCGAGTGCACCCGGCGCAGCCGGTAGAAGGACTGCTCCGCGTCGCCGCCGGCGGTGTGGCTGAACTCGAAGAAGGGCCGGTACACGCGCCGCTCGTTGCGGCCCGCCTGCAGGCCCGTCACCGTGTCCACCGAGTACACCTCGGCGTGGTTGGCCGGCAGGTCCGACGCGCGCAGCAGGTGCTCCTTGTCCAGCACCTCGTGGAGGACGGGGTCCGCCGGCACGCTGAAGAGGTTGACCACCGGCGCGCAGTGCAGCCGGAACATCTCCCGGTGGATGCGCGCGTCCAGGGGCGGCGGCCGCTCCAGGTGGAAGGCAATCTCGAACTTGTCGTCCTTCACGCCCGCCGCCGCGTCCAGCCCGCGCACCTCGAAGAACAGGAACTTCTCCGGCAGCGTCAGGTACTCCTGCAGGTGCCGGTAGCCCTCGCTCGCGCGCGGCCAGGGCAGCAGCTTGAAGTCCCGGTCGAAGCCCACCGGATGGATGGCGTTGGCCGGCAGCTTGAAGCCGTCGCCCCTGCCTTCACCCTCCGGCGACACGCCGCGCACGCGCACCTGGCGGCAGTAGCGCAACAGCCACAGCAGCACGACGGACGCGGCGGACAGCTCGCCGTGGATGAACAGGCGCAGGCCCTGCGGGCGGAACACTTCCGCGCGGCCCTGCTCCGTCGTCTGGAAGAACAGCCGCAGCACCGGGGCCGTAATCGACGCGCGGTCCAGCAGCGCGTCCGTGAGCTGCACCGGCAGCAGGTCCACGTCCGTCGTGGTGCGGAAGACGCAGGTGGTGCCGTCGATGGGCTGCGACGCGACTTCCGCCCCGGCCGCCAGGCGAGAGCGGCCGCGCAGCGCGCGCAGGTGCGGAGAGAACTCGACGATGGTGGAGGCCGGCAGCGGGCGCAGGTAGTGCGGCAGCAGCAGTTCCGTGAGGCCGTGCACCAGTTCGGGGACGTCGTCGTCCACGCGCTCGCGGATGCGCGCGGTGAGGAAGGCGAAGCCCTCCAGCAGGCGCTCCACGTCCGGGTCCGCGCCGCGCTCCACCAGCAGGCCCGCGACGGAGGGGTTGGCGAGCCCGAAGGCGCGGCCCATCTCTCGCAGGTACGACAGCTCGCTCAGGTAGTACTTGCTGAACATCCTCGCCCTTTGCCACTCACCCCGTGGCTCACCACAGGTCCACGCGTCCGCCCGGATGCACCTGCGTGTGGAAGCGCACCATGCCGCGCCGGTCTCTCGTGGCGAGCTGGGCACTGATGTCGAAGCGCAGCGCCGTCGGGTCCGCCGGGTCCGACGCGTACTGCACCACCACGTTCTTCAGCCGCGGCTCGTAGTCCTGGATGGCCGTGCGGATGGACTGCGTCATCCGCGGAATGGCTGACGGGTACGAGTGGACGATGTCATTCAGGTCCAGGATGCCGTACGCCGGAGCCGCCACGGACTCGCCCTTGCGCGTGTTGAGCAGGTTGCGCAGGTGCTCGGCGATGGACTCCACCACGTCGCCCGGCGGCGCGAGCGTGCCGTTGCCTTCGGCGATGCGGGACAGCAGACCTCGGGAGCCCATGAATTTCGTCGGTCTTCAGGAGGAAGGCCCACCCCCGACCGCCCGCGTACACGTCTGCACGGGCGGCCGGCGGGAGGAGCGCATGACTAGCGCTGGGTGTCCCAGGTGTCCTCGTGCGTCACGCCACCGTTGGTGATGGTCCAGTTGATGGTGTGGAACACCAGGGTGATCTCCTCCATGGGAGGAAGGTTGGTGCTCGCCGGGACGAAGGAGTCCGGCACGTACTGCTTGATGCTGTTGACGCGCGCCTTCTTGATGGACGTCGTGTAGAACTGCTCGGTCGTGCCATCGCCCGTCGGGTTCGGACGGAAGAACTTGAAGGTCGCCTCGATGACCTGGTTCTCGCAGAGGGCCTTCATCAGCAGCGGCGAAGACTTGTCGATGCGCTTGCGGATGGTGATGCCCTCGTACTGGCGGCGGCCCGTGGCAAGGCCCGAGCCGGCCTCACGCGCGGTGAAGACCTTCTGGTCGTAGTAGACGCACTCGATGGAGTCGGCGCGGCCCAGGCTCGTCTGGGTGCTGTCGCCCTTGATGTCCGTGCCGTTCGCCTTGAGGTACAGGTGTACTGACTCAGCCATGCTTCAACCTCTTCGCTGTGCGCGCATCGCGCGCGGTGGTCCCAGGCTCCCTGCGAGCCCGGGATTTGGAGCCCCTACAAACTAGCTGATTTGACCGACAGAGCGTGAAGCGGGCTCACTCCTTGTCCAACTTGCCCACGAGGGACAAGGTGAACGAAGCGCCCATGTACTTGAAGTGCGGGCGCACCTGCAGGCTGCAGCGGTACCAGCCGGGCTGGCCATCCACGTCCTCCACCGTGACGCGCGCGGCACGGAGCGGACGGCGCGAGCGCACCGCGGGCGCCGGGTCGTCCATGTCCGAGATGTACTGGCTCATCCAGTGGTTGAGCTCGCGCTCCAGGTCCGACTTCTCCTTCCAGCTGCCAATCTGCTCGCGCTGCAGCACCTTGATGTAGTGCGCCAGGCGCGTCATGATGAACATGTAAGGCAGCTGCGTACCGAGGCGGTAGTTCGTCTCCGCGGCCTTGCCCTCCGGGGTGTTGCCGAAGAACTTGGCCTTCTGCGCGGAGTTGGCGCTGAAGAAGGCGGCGTTGTCCGAGTCCTTGCGGAAGGTGAGGCCGATGAAGCCCTCCTCGGAGAGCTCGTACTCACGGCGCTCGGTGAGCATGATTTCGGTGGGAATCTTGGTCTGGATTTCCCCCATGGCCTCGTACTGGTGCAGCGGGAGGTTCTCCACCGCGCCACCGGACTGGGGACCGATGATGTTCGGGCTCCAGCGGAACTTGGCGAAGGAGTCCGCCACGCGGCTCGTCAGGGCGACGGAGGCGTAGCCCCAGAGGTAGCGGTCGTGGTGGCCGACGACGTCCTCGGTGAAGTTGAAGGCCTTCACGGGGATGGTCTTCTCACCGTAGGGCAGGCGCAGGAGGAAGCGCGGCAGGGCGAGGCCCACGTAGCGCGCGTCCTCGCTCTCGCGGAACGAGTGCCACCGGGCGTACTGCGGGCCCTCGAAGAGGGACTTGAGGTCCTTGAGGTCCGGCAGCTTGAGGAAGCTCTGCTCGCCGAAGACGTCCGGCGCCGCGTTGGCGATGAAGGGCGCGTGGGCCATGGCGGCCACGGACGCGCACTTGCGCAACAGGTCCATGTCCTGCGGGCCCACGTCGAAGTCGTAGTTGGCGTTGATGACGCCGTAGGGCTTGCCGCCGAACACGCCGTACTCGTTGGAGTAGACGAGCTTGTACAGGCCGCTCTTGGTGACTTCCGGCGCGTCCTCGAAGTCCT comes from Pyxidicoccus parkwaysis and encodes:
- the tssG gene encoding type VI secretion system baseplate subunit TssG produces the protein MASEERDSDALVEAARRLAEVAPRAGFFPLVAFLERLTAEAVRVGGPGPVNEEMIRFRHDPSLAFPSGDVNSVALHQVPVRAEDPYSRRPLFEVVTSFLGLTGSVSPLPHYLAEEVAQEDPDLPVRREFLDLFHHRLLSLLYRIESKYRVTSETDTSFTDQWSKRLLALGGFDTYEKPLQSKLPTWRLLRIAPLLAGRFRTAAQLEVALQDVLGDDLEGARVSVRQFVGRWVDIDARAQLGRANNILGRNMLLGGKAFDRTGKIQIHINPLPPRAYRRLMPEGDLLPLVREVVALFVKDPLEYDLELGLTEGVQQQFRLSRKEPSKLGRDTWLGNSQQTQLSVPVAR
- the tssF gene encoding type VI secretion system baseplate subunit TssF is translated as MFSKYYLSELSYLREMGRAFGLANPSVAGLLVERGADPDVERLLEGFAFLTARIRERVDDDVPELVHGLTELLLPHYLRPLPASTIVEFSPHLRALRGRSRLAAGAEVASQPIDGTTCVFRTTTDVDLLPVQLTDALLDRASITAPVLRLFFQTTEQGRAEVFRPQGLRLFIHGELSAASVVLLWLLRYCRQVRVRGVSPEGEGRGDGFKLPANAIHPVGFDRDFKLLPWPRASEGYRHLQEYLTLPEKFLFFEVRGLDAAAGVKDDKFEIAFHLERPPPLDARIHREMFRLHCAPVVNLFSVPADPVLHEVLDKEHLLRASDLPANHAEVYSVDTVTGLQAGRNERRVYRPFFEFSHTAGGDAEQSFYRLRRVHSPLDDGIDTYITVETPRDVAPVLGSEEALSIDLTCTNRSLPSRLQVGDLTASTAASPTQAKFKNISPVSRPARAPLGSELHWRLLSHLAINQHSLADAAALRRLMDLYNFHSLTDNLAARASRLRINAIRAVETKPVTRFLEGAPLRGHRTRVDLDEENFMGVGDSFLFGCILEELLASHVTINSFNELSIRLHPSQTEYTWLPRNGTQTLL
- the tssE gene encoding type VI secretion system baseplate subunit TssE; the protein is MGSRGLLSRIAEGNGTLAPPGDVVESIAEHLRNLLNTRKGESVAAPAYGILDLNDIVHSYPSAIPRMTQSIRTAIQDYEPRLKNVVVQYASDPADPTALRFDISAQLATRDRRGMVRFHTQVHPGGRVDLW
- the tssD gene encoding type VI secretion system tube protein TssD — its product is MAESVHLYLKANGTDIKGDSTQTSLGRADSIECVYYDQKVFTAREAGSGLATGRRQYEGITIRKRIDKSSPLLMKALCENQVIEATFKFFRPNPTGDGTTEQFYTTSIKKARVNSIKQYVPDSFVPASTNLPPMEEITLVFHTINWTITNGGVTHEDTWDTQR
- the tssC gene encoding type VI secretion system contractile sheath large subunit, whose amino-acid sequence is MPNETQTQKSTGVAADASLSLLDEILSEAKLKPKDEGYDVAKRGVQAFITEMLAPHRSEERVDKALVDAMIAEIDKRLSSQVNEILHAKEFQKLESSWRSLKFLVDRVDFRENTRVEMLNVSKEDLQKDFEDAPEVTKSGLYKLVYSNEYGVFGGKPYGVINANYDFDVGPQDMDLLRKCASVAAMAHAPFIANAAPDVFGEQSFLKLPDLKDLKSLFEGPQYARWHSFRESEDARYVGLALPRFLLRLPYGEKTIPVKAFNFTEDVVGHHDRYLWGYASVALTSRVADSFAKFRWSPNIIGPQSGGAVENLPLHQYEAMGEIQTKIPTEIMLTERREYELSEEGFIGLTFRKDSDNAAFFSANSAQKAKFFGNTPEGKAAETNYRLGTQLPYMFIMTRLAHYIKVLQREQIGSWKEKSDLERELNHWMSQYISDMDDPAPAVRSRRPLRAARVTVEDVDGQPGWYRCSLQVRPHFKYMGASFTLSLVGKLDKE